Proteins encoded by one window of Teretinema zuelzerae:
- a CDS encoding FG-GAP repeat domain-containing protein, whose product MEKSKSRRGRGLLIALFVLLSLIVLVPLGFIGASFIGRESPSAAVPPGFSLAFKVPHAGRAAEKLAAHETVGEILADPAFASAAPLVALLRDSSFFGKDALIGMLNNELSGALYPDDSWVVSFDTGILSSVLRVAPFAAARLTIPNLYYVNAGKVSRFEYRDPAGATVFAGFRGNLLVASNSSVVFEGILSRSLPESELGTYEFAKAGFDAALLADPSFISASLPSDDPLFGPLARSLSWEGFPEVLVDIRRDKLDLSVSAPLSSSLASVGALLEKPSSVPLFLSRLPESTQYESLLSAGGMDRLLAVYRELDPRAAETLENAERASRLLFGIGLNELLFDWIGPDVAVFGLEGRPKPVFALQIADEEARKRAFDRLLSSLAVSGDDSTVLDGYRISRMLLPDFIASLLNLFSVRLPSPYWIIDDGFFLASESPETLLAAVSARRRGETLARNDIWQNLTGGESARASVSLFYTLDRSVPFFLKGSGPAQRVLSLYNQGCLSVRWEEGLVSLKLSAVPGSGGGLGVIPGFPLVSDGNGSGRPSLGKKVDVLRFTKKGGMRILCIENGNTLASYDPASGSWERYSPGAAAGLELSFVLDRETACETPSDPAVWVSTSEGEVSLLDGNLKPVQGFPVITGIRPTAKPAAFAGFLYLADADSSLRKIDSRGGVSSISMPFSDPLRSPPAVLRDGKNIVMGMYPKSFASQVWLTDGEGAPKSGWPQPVSGLAYGSPLVFASGSHIRLAFITQAGDLFVFEGDGAPVEGFPVRLDGVFYTQPIWDGSFLWAVSADGSLWRVGAEKGKEIMVLSQKIPDFKAESASLASADVDGDRTPEIFATGDGNTLYGYSASFSLLSGFPLAAWGEPWFGDLNGDGRLDCLAVSMDNTIAGWQFRKER is encoded by the coding sequence ATGGAAAAATCCAAAAGCCGCCGCGGACGCGGTCTCCTGATTGCCCTGTTCGTACTTCTTTCCCTGATTGTTCTTGTTCCTCTCGGTTTCATCGGCGCGTCCTTCATCGGCCGCGAGAGTCCTTCGGCAGCGGTGCCGCCGGGTTTTTCGCTGGCTTTCAAGGTTCCGCATGCCGGCCGCGCGGCGGAAAAGCTCGCGGCCCATGAAACGGTAGGAGAAATCCTTGCAGATCCGGCCTTTGCGTCGGCAGCGCCGTTGGTTGCGCTGCTTCGCGACTCGTCTTTCTTCGGAAAGGACGCGCTCATCGGCATGCTGAACAACGAGCTTTCAGGCGCTCTGTATCCAGACGATTCCTGGGTCGTATCCTTCGATACGGGCATCCTTTCATCGGTTCTTCGCGTTGCGCCCTTCGCGGCGGCGCGTCTTACCATACCGAACCTGTATTACGTCAACGCCGGGAAAGTATCGCGGTTCGAGTATCGGGATCCCGCCGGCGCGACGGTGTTTGCGGGATTCCGGGGAAATCTTCTGGTAGCGTCAAACTCCTCCGTTGTGTTCGAAGGCATCCTGAGCCGGTCTCTTCCCGAATCCGAACTGGGTACCTATGAATTCGCCAAGGCAGGGTTCGACGCGGCGCTTCTCGCCGATCCGTCCTTCATTTCCGCTTCTCTTCCCTCCGACGACCCGCTTTTCGGACCTTTGGCGCGGTCCCTGTCCTGGGAAGGCTTTCCCGAAGTCCTGGTGGACATCCGGCGGGACAAGCTGGATCTTTCGGTTTCCGCGCCCCTTTCTTCCAGTCTTGCATCGGTCGGCGCCCTGCTTGAAAAGCCGTCCTCGGTGCCGCTTTTCTTGTCGCGTCTGCCCGAGTCGACTCAATACGAGAGTCTCCTTTCCGCGGGCGGAATGGACCGCCTTTTGGCCGTATACCGGGAGCTTGATCCCCGCGCGGCAGAAACCCTCGAGAACGCCGAACGCGCCTCCCGCCTTCTTTTCGGCATCGGCTTGAACGAGCTGCTCTTCGACTGGATAGGGCCTGATGTCGCGGTATTCGGTCTTGAAGGGCGGCCGAAACCCGTATTCGCCCTGCAGATCGCGGACGAAGAAGCGAGAAAACGGGCCTTCGACCGGCTGCTGTCCTCTCTCGCGGTTTCCGGGGACGACTCGACCGTTCTAGACGGGTACCGGATTTCCCGCATGCTCCTGCCTGATTTTATTGCCTCCCTGCTCAACCTGTTTTCCGTCCGTTTGCCTTCGCCGTACTGGATTATCGACGACGGTTTTTTCCTTGCTTCGGAATCGCCTGAAACCCTGTTAGCCGCGGTTTCGGCCCGGAGGAGGGGAGAGACCCTCGCGCGCAACGATATCTGGCAGAATCTCACGGGAGGAGAGTCTGCGCGCGCCTCTGTCAGCCTGTTTTATACGCTTGACCGATCCGTGCCGTTTTTTCTGAAAGGCTCTGGCCCTGCTCAGCGCGTTCTGAGTTTGTATAACCAGGGCTGCTTGTCGGTACGCTGGGAGGAAGGACTCGTCTCGCTGAAGCTCTCCGCGGTGCCCGGATCGGGCGGCGGACTCGGCGTTATTCCCGGCTTTCCCCTCGTCTCCGACGGGAACGGTTCCGGGCGGCCTTCTCTCGGCAAAAAAGTCGATGTTCTCCGTTTTACCAAAAAAGGCGGAATGAGAATTCTGTGCATAGAAAACGGAAACACCCTGGCGTCCTACGATCCCGCGTCGGGGTCTTGGGAGCGCTATTCGCCTGGTGCGGCGGCGGGCTTGGAACTCTCCTTCGTTCTCGACCGCGAAACGGCGTGCGAAACCCCGTCGGATCCGGCGGTATGGGTTTCGACCTCCGAAGGCGAGGTTTCGCTTCTTGACGGAAACCTCAAGCCTGTTCAGGGGTTTCCCGTGATTACGGGCATCCGCCCTACCGCGAAGCCTGCCGCCTTTGCGGGCTTCCTGTACCTGGCCGACGCAGATTCCTCTCTTCGCAAAATCGATAGCCGCGGCGGAGTAAGCTCAATTTCCATGCCCTTCTCCGATCCTCTGCGCTCTCCCCCGGCCGTCCTGCGGGACGGAAAAAACATCGTCATGGGGATGTATCCGAAAAGCTTTGCGTCCCAGGTGTGGCTCACCGACGGCGAAGGCGCTCCGAAGTCCGGATGGCCGCAACCCGTTTCGGGTCTTGCCTACGGGTCTCCTCTGGTGTTTGCATCAGGTTCGCACATCCGCCTCGCCTTTATCACTCAGGCCGGGGATTTGTTCGTTTTTGAAGGCGACGGCGCTCCGGTCGAAGGCTTTCCGGTTCGGCTCGACGGGGTTTTTTACACCCAGCCGATCTGGGACGGCTCCTTTCTGTGGGCCGTATCCGCCGACGGCTCTCTGTGGAGGGTCGGAGCCGAAAAAGGAAAGGAGATAATGGTTTTATCCCAGAAGATTCCGGACTTCAAGGCCGAGTCGGCCAGCCTCGCCTCCGCCGATGTCGACGGCGACAGAACTCCCGAGATTTTCGCCACCGGCGACGGCAATACGCTGTACGGGTATTCTGCTTCGTTCTCCCTGCTTTCAGGCTTTCCCCTTGCCGCATGGGGGGAACCCTGGTTCGGCGATTTGAACGGCGACGGCCGTCTGGACTGCCTTGCGGTATCCATGGACAACACAATCGCGGGATGGCAATTCCGCAAGGAGCGCTAA